From one Bos indicus x Bos taurus breed Angus x Brahman F1 hybrid chromosome 7, Bos_hybrid_MaternalHap_v2.0, whole genome shotgun sequence genomic stretch:
- the HIGD2A gene encoding HIG1 domain family member 2A, mitochondrial — protein sequence METPGRVTPEAPFEPSQPPVIEGFSPSVYSTSESFKEKFIRKTRENPLVPIGCLGTAAALTYGLYCFHRGQSQRSQLMMRTRIAAQGFTIVAILVGLAASTLKSRP from the exons ATGGAGACTCCTGGCCGTGTCACTCCGGAGGCACCCTTTGAACCATCGCAGCCCCCAGTCATTGAAGGCTTTAGCCCCAGTGTATACAGCACTTCGGAAAGCTTCAAGGAAAAGTTTATTCGCAAGACCCGCGAGAACCCATTGGTACCCATAG GCTGCCTGGGCACTGCGGCCGCCCTTACCTATGGTCTCTACTGCTTCCACCGGGGACAGAGCCAGCGCTCCCAGCTCATGATGCGTACCCGGATCGCCGCCCAGGGCTTCACGATCGTTGCCATCTTGGTGGGTCTGGCTGCATCCACTCTGAAATCTCGACCTTGA
- the NOP16 gene encoding nucleolar protein 16 — translation MPKAKGKTRRQKFGYNVNRKRLNRNARRKAAPRIECSHIRHAWDQTKSVRQNLAEMGLAMDPNRAVPLLKRKVKAMEVDVEERPKELVRKPYVLNDLEAEASLPEKKGNTLSRDLIDYVRYMVENHGENYKAMARDEKNYYQDTPKQIRNKINVYKRFYPAEWQAFTDSLQKNKMEVE, via the exons ATGCCCAAAGCCAAGGGAAAGACTCGGAGGCAGAAGTTCGGTTATAATGTTAACCGGAAGCGTCTGAACCGGAATGCTCGACGGAAGGCAGCGCCGCGGATCGAATG CTCACACATCCGACATGCCTGGGACCAGACCAAATCGGTGCGGCAGAACCTGGCCGAGATGGGTTTGGCTATGGACCCCAACAGGGCAGTGCCCCTTCTTAAGAGAAAG GTAAAAGCCATGGAAGTGGATGTAGAAGAGAGGCCTAAGGAGCTTGTGCGGAAGCCTTATGTGCTTAATG ACCTGGAGGCAGAAGCCAGCCTTccggaaaagaaaggaaatacactGTCACGAGATCTCATTGACTATGTTCGCTACATGGTGGAGAACCATGGGGAAAACTATAAG GCTATGGCCCGGGATGAGAAGAATTACTATCAAGATACCCCAAAACAGATTCGGAATAAGATCAACGTCTACAAGCGCTTTTACCCAGCAGAGTGGCAAGCCTTCACTGATTctttgcaaaagaataaaatggaggTTGAGTGA